AGCTCTTCGGCCAGTTCTTGGTCCTCGGCCTCCGTGGCGCCGCGCACGCGGGTGCCGGCGATGGGACGCAGTTGCAAGAGGCCATCCTCGCAGCGGATGAGCAGTTCCGGCGAGGAGCCCATGATCGTCAGCTCCCCAAAGCTCATGAAGAAGGTGTAGGGTGAGGGGTTGATCTGGCGAAGGCGCCGGTACAACTCGAACGGTGAGCCGGAAAAGGGCGCGCTGAAGCGGGTGGAGAGCACGATCTGGATGGCTTCTCCTTCAGTGATCAGCTCTTTGGCCCGGACCACTCTGCGCAGGAATTCCTCGTGGCTGGGTGTGGTGGAGATAGCTCCGACCAAGGGCGGGGCCGGGGTGCTCGGCCGCTGGCAGCCGTTCACGTTGGTGGTGGAATCGAGCGTCAGGTAACAGCAGCGGTGGTGCAGGTGGTCGAACAAAATGACTTTTCCCGGCAGAACCAGAATGGACTTGGCTTCTTCGGGGGGCAGTTTGTCGGCCAGGGCCGGCTCGAAG
This sequence is a window from Deltaproteobacteria bacterium. Protein-coding genes within it:
- a CDS encoding anthranilate synthase component I family protein: MITLSQQGTWLPADTQTPISLYLTLVRDKQGFLLESTEVDGRLGRYSLIGWDFRLVLSCVGGALDVKSFDPRLHDLKRFAGRDYLAGLRACLNELTITGPENLGKLPAVTRSVCGYLAYNMGGIFEPALADKLPPEEAKSILVLPGKVILFDHLHHRCCYLTLDSTTNVNGCQRPSTPAPPLVGAISTTPSHEEFLRRVVRAKELITEGEAIQIVLSTRFSAPFSGSPFELYRRLRQINPSPYTFFMSFGELTIMGSSPELLIRCEDGLLQLRPIAGTRVRGATEAEDQELAEEL